The window ATCAAGCTTTTGCGATGCAGTTTCGTCAACTCAGATATCGTTCATGTTTCTAGGACGAAGAACATAAGGGCGGATAGCTTGGCACGTAGTGTtaggaaacaaccgtcttttGTCGTGCACATGGACGCAGAGTCACCaccttggtttacagagtctatttgagtctgtaaatgtttgctgtaaaaaaaaagtaaaaaaactataattgaCCACTTAGCCGTGCTCTTAATGATGGAATTTCACGTATTTGGATAAAAATTTCGTGGAATTAGTCTTTGATCATGCAAAGCCTTTGGAATTTCCCggttataaaaagaaaacagaaaacaaaTAATAGATCATAGAtaaacacatatattttgaattaatatatttactgGTACTTAGCCGTGCTCTTGGAATTTCACGTATTTGGATAAAAATTTCGTAGAATTAGTCTTTGATCATGCAAAGCCTTTGGAATTTCCCggttataaaaagaaaacagaaaacaaaTAATAGATCATAGAtaaacacatatattttgaattaatatatttacatgtaCATCATCATTATTCAAAGAGTGGCCTAATTCAAACAATGAAAAATGTAGCAGAATGAACATGGAATATGAGAAATATATTATCATGATACTATTTTATTTCaacaaaaatactattttattgttttattttattattaactctatttttttattaacgtccaaaaagatattattttattgttttatttgattattgactctatttatataaaatctgAGTGAGgagcttctctctcttcttcgttCTCTCTCTACGATCTTTCACGAAGAGAAGATCGAGATAGCTCTGTTTTGTCGCTGGTTTCTCCCGGCGATTCTGTCTCTGGTATACTCGGTCCGTTCGATGAGTATAGCCTGCTTTTGTCTCCCGTGGCTTGCGGTTTCCTCGACGGAGCTGTCCGGCTTTTGTCTCCATGTCACGCTCTTCTCGATGGTGACGGCATCTTAGCACCGGGGTTCTCCCGGTTTTGTTGATCGATGTTTCCCGTTCTTCTTTTCCCAATCGCCTCTCTTTCCTTAGCCTTGATGAAGATCGACGGTGGTGGGATCGATTGTAGGCGATTCGTTCTTCTGGAAACATAGATCCGGTGTACGACTTGAACAACCGTGAAGATAGTTCCATGGTGAGCTGTTCTTCAGCGGTAAAACTTTGCTTGACGGCGGAGTTCCGTCGAGTCTCCCTCCAATCGCCGGTGGAAGGCGGTCCGTTCTTTCCTTGACGCGTGTTTTACAGCGCCGGGCACTCGTCCACGTGGTGGGACGCGTGGATGCCTTCCTCAACGGTTTTCTTCCTTTTGGGCTTGAGGCCCAAGGAGTTTGTTATCGGGCCTGTTGTTTGggctttgttgttttttttatgttggGCTTGGTCCGGTTTGGGCCATGACCCggttaataaaatatatgtgtaaaaaaaaatctatatttatatcaaCGTCCATTTTATAAAAGGCAACTCCCATTATATCAACGCCAATCCATAACGTGTACGTAAGGAGATGTTTTAAGCAGGGTTTCTGGTTTAGGGAGCGAGTGTAGCTTGACGGAACAATTACATTTACTAATgatagttttatttttggtgACCCATTATTTTAAACAACCGCTTTTCAAAACATACATCGAATTTGAAATTACTCTATAAATAAAGTATTGTCTTCTTTATTTGTTCATGATTGTATTTTCAACATCATTTTGTAGTAAATTATGTAGTTGGGTTGGAGATGATCTAATAGAAACTGATCAAACATTAATCTAGGACCATTATgtgtaaaattaattttggaaATCTGTTATTGAAGGTTCATGCATCAGAGAAATAATCTGACAAATTAGTTAAGGTATATGAAATATCATCATTTgtatattataatacaatattaattTTAGCAGAGAAATATCAAATACATGATGAAATAACAGATTGCATGAAGGTCTCGTTAGAGCATTTCCAAAGGACActatataacttcaaatatgaagttttttgttttccaaaaaggaacttaaaaactttaaatttgaagtttcgaggagtgaaactctatatttgaagtttcactacttcaaatttcaaatttgaagtttcatatttttattagcATTTTGGTCCCTACACATAAcatttatgattcataaatatttacttgtttattgttttaatccttataaaaattatatctcataaatattttaagttttgtttataaaatctaagttttacacataaaattaaataaaactttaaaataagatttaaaatatttaaaactagatttagacaacaaaaatatacaaaagaaacttaacaaaaaagcttttagaaaatcacatgaagacataactattacacaaatttaaatattacaacaccactaatagtcaggtaagtttgatcaggaaccttcaaaatttctaaatattgtccaatttttttttgtgtaactgaagatagttgttgttgttgatgatgtcttttcgtacaattctttcttgttcatattGAGTATATTCaggagtattaatatcatcgataaaagttagtctttttagcaatattttatgtttcttttttattttcttgttctgATCTAATGTATTTATAAGTATTAATATCACCCGATTTCAACATTCTTTTATCTCTAATCTACAAATTAAGAATGAGGAGGGAcatttttacttcgaaatgcactagtagatcatatatgcattacggaAATCactttatggaataatatggtattttgcttgaagtttattattaattaagtcattttttaaaaaatatattttaatataatattttattaattaatattgttgtagtatgtttatatatgtgctagttatttataaatattttatgaatttaaattagttatgacaaatataagaaccatattataaaatacaaatagttctgaagttgagtttgaagttttgctcTCGGAGAAAAACacatttaaacttcaaatatatagttttagaaacttcaaaatagagtttatTTTTAGAGATGCTTTTAGAATAAAGCTACACTTTATAAAGCTATcgctaaatttatttttatattgtatttttcaaTATAGCACATATATTTTCTCGTGTAATAATTTGTTTTGGAAAATTCTGAATATTAACTttctaaaattttgttttttccaATCATTTTATCATAGGAAAATATCTATACTGCTTGAAAAATAGacgttaaaacttaaaagatatcaaaatatCGGTAATTGCTATTAAAAATAAACCATTCGAGATTGAATATCAATGTGTAGTGTGTACATATCAGTGTTACCTAATCTGACACTTGCAATGAACACCCTAAAAGTCGCAAACTCCACAAAGTCTTTTCTTCTCCCCAACTAATGTATTCacacatttgtttttttgtcgTTTCGACGACGTGTTCACACTTCATTTTACATATctatataaactattttaacTTCTCTCGCGCCACATAAACCCAAAGCCACGCAGACATCATTATTACTATCCACATTTGAGGTGTGTTATGTAAGCATACACCTTTTTTCTTGAAACATTAAGCTTATACCATTCCGGCAAAAAACAGTATACAATACAGTATACTTCTCTCTACTCACAACTCGAGAGCTTGGAGTGAGAAGTTGGGAAAAGGTAATCATTTattatttctctctctctatatatctATTTCACTCTTTGGAGTGAGACGCGATGGAACAAGAGCGCAAGAACAATATGAACGGGATGGAAATGGAAAAAGGAAAGAGGGAGAGTGGGTCGAGAAAAGGTCTTGAATTAACGATGAGAGTGTTGGCTTTGGTTCTTACAATGGTGGCTGCAACTGTACTTGGTGTCGCGAAACAGACAAAGGTTGTGTCTATTAAGCTTATTCCAACTTTGCCTCCTCTTGATGTCTCGACAACAGCCAAAGCTTCTTACTTGTCTGCCTTTGTGTAAGCCTCTCTCTATTATTTCTCATTTCCACATACGACCATGAATTGATTGTTATAAACACAACTTTTACATGCGTAGATAAaacgaaaaaatcaaaaatttaaattatagattagtttttgttttattaattattcactaatttttttaaatgaaatatgTTTACGGAACGATTCATAGATATGACATTTAAGATCTTTTTTCGTTTTAACATCTTggactttattaaaaaaaaaaatcctcatGGAGAGCACGAGATATAGATACTGGTTCATAAAAGTGGTAACTAAGACCATCTACAATGGTTCGTTCTATTTTGCTTAATTACCGTTAATTACTGATTTTTATGTGTTATATGTCCGTGTATAACAGTCATACATGTGTCCACGTATATagaataatataaaatcattgaCAGATAGACAGTGTTTAGTATTCGTAAATAATTTAATCTTATCATAAATGTCCAACtacccaaaaaaaatttcataacagCGATGTTGGTCCACAGAAAATTTAATGTACACTGACTGTAGCTTGCATGACGAGCAATAAATAAACAACTTtttaatactaattataaaaacaaGACAAATTCATATAGCTTGCTTAAAATACAGAAATTAAGCAATATATGATTAAACAAATGCTGTAGGTACAACATTTCGGCAAACGCTATAGCTTGCGGTTACGCAGCAATCTCGATAGCGGTTCTGATGATCTGCAAAGGCAGAAGAAGCAAAGGGTTGTTAATGGCGGTTTTGATAGGAGATCTTGTAATGGTGGGTTTGCTATTTTCTGGCACTGGAGCCGCCGGTGCAATCGGGCTAATGGGTTCACAAGGGAATAAACATGTGATGTGGAAGAAAGTTTGTAACGTCTTTGGAAAGTTCTGTCACCAAGCTGCTGCTTCTGTTGCCATCACTCTTATTGCTTCAATTGTGTTTATGCTTCTTGTTGTTCTTGATGCTATGAAGCTTCCTTAAATTTTTAATACCCTAAAACAATGCTTTAATTTGCTGTTTCTGCTTGTTTCTTGTCATTTGTTATGTGTAAAGTCATTATCAACAATCATGCAACTGTCTATTTGCttttaatgttttatcaaaTTGTATTCTTTAGTCAAATCGTTACCTTTACTATATAGCATGACATGCTACTAAAGTGAAATATAGATGTAAGTTGTGACcactgacaattttttttttcattttttttttatcaaaagacAATTTTACTAAGAGAAAATTCCTTTTTAACTACTCAAATGTTCTTTTACAATTTGAGGCTTACACACAAAAAGGGGACAATTCTTCTTATTATGGGCCCAGTACCTAAGAGCATCATTATACCAAAGCCTCTTCTTaggtcttaatttttttttaatactttaagtagttaaagtgaggttaagaGACATAACTAAAAGACCTGTACAATTAACGCCTCTAATGCAAGTTTCTTATTTAGGGATTCTTAAAAAAACGTCATGAGAAGAAGATGTCATATagaatttttattgttttgtgaataaaatttgTGATAAGAGAAGGAGACAAAGAGTAACCGTAGAATGCATGAAACTGAATAGTCGAACCGTAGAATGCATGAAACTGAATAGTCGAACCATATTCTGCTTATTTTTgtcaaattctttttttttttgataaaagccttcattaatttaaaatatttacaaacaAGAGTAAAACATTACGATAGAAAAACAGAATAACaaggagagagaaagaagaagctaGGAGGATGTAGGTGAAGCACGAAGCTCTTTCTAAAACCGAAAGAAATCAGATCGTGAGCCAAAGCTCAAGAAGAGATCCACCGCATGGTCTGCCCATTTTTTTCAGCACCGTTGCAGGAGGACGCGTTACTACATCATGTAGCCTTAAATGTCGTTCTTCCCAAATCTCATAGTACATACAAGCATGAAGCATGCCAGGCCTGAAACACGCTAAAGTAGTAGCTGTGGAACGAGGTTGGAGTGACAGCCATTGGAAATTGCATTCGCCAAATTTTTCTTTCCAAATTTAGTTTTTGTCAATTTCACATATTGGAAATTGCATTCACTAAcaaaaaaaaccctaatttacTAACTAAAATTACACCCcctctcttctttttcttttttcctatTTCTCTTTATCATCTATCTCCAaaactaatttttcttttttctattatttcacAAATAAGCGCTTCGCATATTCTAGTACTAAAACATGCattcacatttttattttatctgcCAGTGGaacctcttttttttataaccaaATTCCATAAACTCCACTTAAATGATAAAAGTTATACTGTTTTTTCTTGTCGATCTACGGTAGTCAAATTACTAGTTACGTTAGACCAATCATACTTTTTTTTCGTTTCAATCAATACATACAACAACTTTAGTTTAAACTttctttaaagaacaaaaatttgtttatttataaaggtatttttctatttcccctcaatatttttattttaggatGCCTCCCATGTCTCTCTAACTAAATATAACCTttctattctattaataagaAACGGAAAACTAAATAATTCaaatttcttttgaaaaaagGTATAGCCTTAAGTTTGGAACACCAAGCAAcatctaaaaaaatatcaaaagaacCATTTTCTAACAAAAGCGAATCACAACGCAAAAAACCAACAATAACTGGAATTGGTTTATCGTTCACTTAAATGTGCTTCATTAAAAATCCATCAAAAAGATTCATCCTTTCCATCAACATAttgcttttcttttcttcatagaaTCAACTTATTTTAATTACAGAAATAAAAATGGGTTGTGGAAAATCAAAACACGATGTTGTTACGGGAAACACCAGGACGGTTAGAAAACCCTTAGATGCTGAATCAGTGAAGGGTAAAGAAAATGAGACaataagaaaacaagaaagctGCCAATGCCAGAAAAGCACCGACGTCGCCGCTGCGGTTTCTGCAGACCGGCCAGATACCACCTTGGAAAACAATACCAAGAAGGAAAAAGAAACTAAAGTAGATTGTGGAGAGAAGCCAGAGGAAAGGGAAGCTGGGGAAGATGAACACAAAGCAGAGGAAAAGGAAACCACCATTTTGCCGCCGGTAATGGCAGTAGTGCCAGAAAATATTGTGACGGAGGAAACATCCAACGACGTAAATGAGAACGTTTTGATTGTGGATAAACAAAATGGTAcgcaaattatatatataccttataatttacaaattatattgTCCACCTACTAATCTAATAAAATGATACTCTCTTCTTGAAAACTAGATCGGACAAGAAAACCGTAAATAAATTAGTTCATTGGctaccatttttaaaaaataagtatttCACGAAGATCATGTTTGTTTTACTAACCCTCTATTAATCAATTAatgttgtgtttcaaaaaaaaaaaagttggctATTTAACGAAAAAACCATGTATCTTGTCATGCTTTCATCATTTCCATGCGGTTTATATtgtctaaaacatttattttatatagaaattataCACCTAATGTAGattataagtatttttttttccctCAGAGTTGTTTGTGTATTGTGTAGAAAACATTGACGCATGTTTTTCGGTTTGAATAGCAGAGGAAGGTGATATTGAGACGGTGGTCGAAGAGGAAAAAAGTATCGACGATAAAATTTCGGGTGATGTCGACACTGAAATTTCACCTCCTGAGATTGAAGAACCAAAACCAGATGTACAAACTTCGGAAACAACAGAATCAGAAGTTCAAGATACTTTAACTACAGAGAATGTAGATATTGTGGCAGCAGAAAACGTAGAAACTGCGTCCACAGATCACGATGAAGTTCCGGTTTTAAAGGACGAAGATAAAGTTGATCATGTAGAGGTATATATAAGTTAAATAATTAGTTTGATATCATAGTTATGATACAAGAAATATCTTACATAACTTGCCTTTCCGTTTTGGGGTTGTGTAGGAAAATCTGGCAAAGGAAGTTGAGTCGGCATGAACAAAACAAACATATCGATCAACTTTAATCCATTTATAAAAACACTCCATGCACCACAAAATCAAATCTATTGTTTCTTTATTTggtaatatatttgaaaaacgATATTCAATGACTGTATTTTGTTTCGTTTAAACATATTTATCACTTTTGGtggaaaaacatatttaaaacttTAATATAGATGGAATAAAGGTTTGATTGTTTTAgcaggaaaaaaaaatcgattgttTGTTGTTACAAATCAAAGATGCACAAATGAAGAATTGAAGGAACTTTTGTGTGTTATTGCAGAATGTTTATACACACATATACACTACAAGACCTTATTCTTGCTTGCCTATTCTCTATGATTACAATCAGCTATTTACAAAAATACAGAATAATGTAATTGCACAATCGAAGAAATTGATATTTGATACTATGTACTATGTAGGACCGCGACTGGTTCCAACATTATTAATCAGCTACCGTTACATTTTTCTATATAGAGATATGCAAGCACATacatatcataataaatcagtgttattgaaaaataactttcaaaaaaaaagatatgcaAGCAGGAATCTAATTATGTAATGTAcactgaaaataaaaaactttatcATGATGTAAAGAATgagataaaatttatattattatttacgcATAACATTCTCCAAAACAGATAATCAACTGAAAATTAAAGACGAAATACCTCTAGTAGGTAAAGAATTGtagagttccaaaaaaaaaaaaggtaaagaaTTTATACAATAAGTTAATGTTACTGTAAGTCAAGACGATAACGAAACTGAATCATGTTGGACGCTTTGCTAGAGAATAATCGAAAAGAGAGAACATCGGTTTTGTTTGCTTTAAAGATTAAGAGCTTCTACTTAAAGCTCTTTTACATGGCAAAGTTGTATTGTAAAATAAAGTTTGATTTTGTACTTGGGTTTATCATATCAAAATATATCTGAATAGGGTTTTAtagatttgacaaaaaaaacgaTAACATATGATGTAATATCACTTGTATGAAATTTATGGAAAGGGTTTTCTTAAAACAAAATGGAGAACTAATTCAAATAACTAGCTGTTTACCATGTTACTGATGGTCTGttgaaaatatgtaaattaacATCACATATTAGatgtcaactttttttttgaacattgaaGAAGGCCAACTTTTATCCTAGAGTTCATCATTTAAAAACGCAAAATTTATCAGTTTCGtcatggat of the Brassica rapa cultivar Chiifu-401-42 chromosome A03, CAAS_Brap_v3.01, whole genome shotgun sequence genome contains:
- the LOC103860792 gene encoding uncharacterized protein LOC103860792 isoform X1, coding for MGCGKSKHDVVTGNTRTVRKPLDAESVKGKENETIRKQESCQCQKSTDVAAAVSADRPDTTLENNTKKEKETKVDCGEKPEEREAGEDEHKAEEKETTILPPVMAVVPENIVTEETSNDVNENVLIVDKQNAEEGDIETVVEEEKSIDDKISGDVDTEISPPEIEEPKPDVQTSETTESEVQDTLTTENVDIVAAENVETASTDHDEVPVLKDEDKVDHVEENLAKEVESA
- the LOC103860792 gene encoding uncharacterized protein LOC103860792 isoform X2, yielding MGCGKSKHDVVTGNTRTVRKPLDAESVKGKENETIRKQESCQCQKSTDVAAAVSADRPDTTLENNTKKEKETKVDCGEKPEEREAGEDEHKAEEKETTILPPVMAVVPENIVTEETSNDVNENVLIVDKQNEEGDIETVVEEEKSIDDKISGDVDTEISPPEIEEPKPDVQTSETTESEVQDTLTTENVDIVAAENVETASTDHDEVPVLKDEDKVDHVEENLAKEVESA
- the LOC103860791 gene encoding CASP-like protein 1E1 yields the protein MEQERKNNMNGMEMEKGKRESGSRKGLELTMRVLALVLTMVAATVLGVAKQTKVVSIKLIPTLPPLDVSTTAKASYLSAFVYNISANAIACGYAAISIAVLMICKGRRSKGLLMAVLIGDLVMVGLLFSGTGAAGAIGLMGSQGNKHVMWKKVCNVFGKFCHQAAASVAITLIASIVFMLLVVLDAMKLP